In the Endozoicomonas sp. SCSIO W0465 genome, AGTCGTGAAAATGTAGGGGCTGAAGCCAGATGAGTCTCGGCATTCAAAGGGCTGCGACCGACGGCCAGCTTGAACATAGGGTCCTTACGCAAATGGTTGCTATCATTGGCATCCTGATAACCGCAGGCCATTTGTAGCACTCTTTGCGTCAGAAGATCCTGTATGGAATGGTCAATATAGGATTGATGTCGTTTGTCCCGGATTGCTTCTTCCGAAGCTTTTTTGGTCGACCCAATCATATCAGGTGATTGGGCGGAACCTGCTCTTATTTATGAAATATCCGGGTCTAAGCTCGGTGACGTTCTTGCCGGTAACTGTGGCCAGGGTATTCCAAACCGGCACACCAGCCTCGACCAGCTGTCGTATTTCTTTGCCCTGGAGCTTCTCTTTACCCCAGGCTTGCCCCAGTGCCAGACTGATTCTGCGTAGTCTCTCCTGGCTGCCGCCCAGCTTGCTGTTGACATCCACAATGGCTTGCATCGTGCCGTCCATCGGGTCAAGCCCGAAGTTTTTCAGCATGGCAAAGGCTTCAGTTACTTGATCCAGCTGTAGCGGTGTCGCTTTGGTGAATTCCTTGATCCACTCGGTGGCTCGCTCGCCTTCCGCCATGCTGCCCATCACTGCGTTCATCTGAATCTATAGGCGCTCAAACTGGTCACTGGTTTCGAGGACGCCCTGCATGGATTTTTTAAGGGCGTAAAAACCGAGGCTGGCAGCAACCAAATTCCGAATTCTGTTCCCGAGCCCGGCAAAACTTTTGTTCAGCTGGTTGCCTGCTTTGCCCATCTTCTTCATGTCAGCACTGGTGCGCTTGCTGGCGTTCCCCATCTGCTGCAGGTCTTCACTGGTGTTGTCGCTGGCATCACCGACGCTGCGGATGCTTTGGGTTATTTTCTGCAGGGTTCCCTTGGCTAAATCCCGAGCCCGGATAACGATATTCAATACGCTGTTATTGCTGGCCATGTTTTGGGCTTCCTGTGTGGAAAATGGTCAGCATGATGATTTGTTTTAATTTAAAGTAACTGTTCAGCACCCCCACATAAATCTGGAATTTTCTGATTTTTATACCATCCTCTTAAGCACCATTTTTCCACAATATTCGCCAGCATGATTCCAGAACTACCCGCAACTATGTCGGCTGAGATTCTCTTGAAAGAGAATGCAGAGCTGCGGATGAGAGTTGCCTGTCTGGAAGAGCGATGTCGAGAATTGGAAGAAAAGGTTGGCAAGAACAGTCAAAACAGCAGCAAGCCGCCATCGTCTGATGGTTATCAAAAACCTTGTAAAAACAGTAATTCTCCAGATCATTCTGACGACCTTTCCGCAGATAAAGGTACCGATCCATCGGATGAAAAACCCAATCCTAAAAGTCTGAGACAGTCTTCTGGTAATAAAGCCGGTGGAAAGAAAGGGCATCAGGGCACTTGTCTTAAACAGGTCGATATCCCTGACTATATTGAGTACCTTCCGGTTAAAGAATGCAATAAATGTCAGGCGTCTCTTCTTGATAGTGAGCCGGTCAAATATATTGAACGACAGGTGTTTGAACCAGGGAGACCGGGTGAATTTGAAGTAACGGCCCATAGAGCTGAAGTAAAAATCTGCACTTGTGGTTGTCGGAATCAGGCTGAATTCCCGGAAGGTGTTACCGCTGCCGCACAATATGGCTCAGCCACACAGGCTATGGCCGTCTATCTTAACCAATACCATTTCCTGCCTTTTAAGCGCGTGTCAGAGTATTTTAATACTCTCTATAAAATGAGTGTAAGTGCAGGCACTGTCGCCAATTTTGTGGCCAGAACCTATGAAAATCTGGCTTCTACTGAAGAGGTTATTCGTGACGCCTTGCGGGAATCGTCTGTTGCCGGAGCCGATGAAACGGGTATGCGGGCCGAGGGCTCTTTGCACTGGCTACACGTTATGCGGGATGAACAATGGACGCTCTACTACTTGTCTGAAAAGCGAGGTCGTGAGGCCATGGACACGATGGGCATACTGCTAACATTTGCAGGCGTTCTGGTTCATGATCATTGGAAATCCTATTTTGCATATGCGGCAACTCACGTACTTTGCAATGCCCATCACCTGAGGGAGCTTTTGGGTGTTGTTGATAGGGACAGCAATCAACTGGCGTTGCGATTGATGAAGCTACTGAGGCTTTCCTGGCATTACTGCAAGGGCTTTAAGACCATAGGTATGCTACAGATGCCAAGTGTTGTCTGTGAACGAATCGAGAAGATTTATGACCGGTTGCTTCAGCGGGCTCTAATGAAAGAAGTCGTCTATATGGAGAAGCAACGAGAGGAGCTTAAGCGCAAGAAAGTCAAGAATACTAAAGCTTACAATCTCTTCAAACGACTCACTGAGTTCAAGGCTGAGACACTGCGCTTCATGTCAGATTTTACCATTCCCTTCGATAACAATGGCAGTGAGCGGGATGTTCGAATGGCCAAGTTAAAGCAGAAAATCTCAGGCTGCTTCAGGAGTGCAGACGGTGGTTCTATGTTTGCACGGATTCGCAGCTATTTGTCGTCTGCCAGAAAACAGGGAATGGACATATATCAATCACTTCATAGAGCTGTTCGGAATTACTGTAATATGCCTTTGCTCAGTGCTGAATAGTTACCCTGCCTGCTTTAAATTGTAACTGTTCAGCACCCCCACATAAATCTGGAATTTTCTGATTTTTATACCATCCTCTTAAGCACCATTTTTCCACAATATTCGCCAGCATGATTCCAGAACTACCCGCAACTATGTCGGCTGAGATTCTCTTGAAAGAGAATGCAGAGCTGCGGATGAGAGTTGCCTGTCTGGAAGAGCGATGTCGAGAATTGGAAGAAAAGGTTGGCAAGAACAGTCAAAACAGCAGCAAGCCGCCATCGTCTGATGGTTATCAAAAACCTTGTAAAAACAGTAATTCTCCAGATCATTCTGACGACCTTTCCGCAGATAAAGGTACCGATCCATCGGATGAAAAACCCAATCCTAAAAGTCTGAGACAGTCTTCTGGTAATAAAGCCGGTGGAAAGAAAGGGCATCAGGGCACTTGTCTTAAACAGGTCGATATCCCTGACTATATTGAGTACCTTCCGGTTAAAGAATGCAATAAATGTCAGGCGTCTCTTCTTGATAGTGAGCCGGTCAAATATATTGAACGACAGGTGTTTGAACCAGGGAGACCGGGTGAATTTGAAGTAACGGCCTAACGGCCCATAGAGCTGAAGTAAAAATCTGCACTTGTGGTTGTCGGAATCAGGCTGAATTCCCGGAAGGTGTTACCGCTGCCGCACAATATGGCTCAGCCACACAGGCTATGGCCGTCTATCTTAACCAATACCATTTCCTGCCTTTTAAGCGCGTGTCAGAGTATTTTCTCGACTTTAGAGTCTGTATAAAACGATAATTCGGTCAGCTTTTTATAGTGAAGCAAGCCGAAATCAGTGAACTGTTTTTCCAAGTTCGTTATTACTTCCGTTTTTTGCCTAAAAGCCTTTAGTTATGCTGCTTCTGAATTATCCGGTATTAACTGGTCGATCAGATCGCGAAAATTGAACTCATATTTTTGCTTATATCTGTTCCAGCCCTTGCGAATAGAGAACCTCGGAATAATTCCTGAAAGAGCAATTTTCATCATGCCTGCAGTGGTTGTATCCGGGCTTCTCCAGGGTATCCGAGAAATATTCAGACATGCCTGATTTTTACAAACGGTTAATAACTGCAATAATGCATAGCCTGCCATTTTCAAATGCATCCATCGAAGCAGTGTTCGCAATTTCTGCTGCCATAAATGGCAACAGCCAAAAGCATGTTTGAGTTGGTGAAACATTGGCTCTACCGGCCATCTCCGGGAATAGGCACGAAGCACCTCCAGTCCCTCAAGTTCCGGATTGGTCGAGATGAATATTCTGCTTTCGGTCAGACCTTTGTCATTTTCAAAGCGACTCCAGACGACGCGTACTTCACGACCTTTAAGGAATCTGGCGCGACAGATCAGGGTACGATAACGTATTTTGCGAAATTTGCCGTACATCCATACTGTTGCTTTTTCTTCCGGCAGTTTCTTAACCTGTTCTGTCGTCATCTTGATGCCGTACTTTTTTGGGCGCCCTCGCTTCTTTACGGTGGGTGCTGGCGGCAAAGCATAGAGGGCCCGATTTGAAGGTATCTGACCAACAACTTCTATGTTCATTTCCAGAGCTGGCTTTATCAGTGTCCAGTTCATATACCAGCAATCGGTTAGCAGGCGTAGCACTCGATCCTTCACTTCATTGCGTACCACCCTGAGCATGGCCACGGCAATTTTCAGTTTGCTGGTGTTACCTGAAGCTGGTGTCGGAAATGAGATCACCGGTATGGCGGTAAATACTTCATCTGCAGCCCGCTCAAATATGATGGCCAGGGAAACCCAACACTGCCCCCAGATGTACGTCGGCCGATTGCGTTTCTTGCTGTGTTGATGATGTGTACGACAAGCAGGGGCTTTGTCGGAAAACCGTTCGATTACCCAGTCATCAAGCCCCAGGACCACAGGTTGATTCTCAGGAGCTTTGGAGCAGACCAGACGGATCAAGTGGCGTGCCAAGTTCTTCCATTGCCACTTGCCCTGAGATAGCCAGTGGTGGTAGCTGCTCCACACACAATGAAAATCAATTGTTAACAACGCCTGTGTAACAAAGCCGTCGGCTGAAAGCATGCAACCGAACAGCAGTTCGCAGAACGTTGGTACTGCAGTTGATGATAGCGCTCCAGCAAGAAAGGTTGTATATGAAGCGAGCTCCCTGAGGATTACTTGATGATCTGAAGTGAGCATGGCAACCATCTCGAATTTCGTCATTGGGGATGGTTGCTTTTAGCAGATTATGCGCCGGAACTATTGTGCTCTTAAAACTCTAAAGTCGAGTTCTTGATAGTGAGCCGGTCAAATATATTGAACGACAGGTGTTTGAACCAGGGAGACCGGGTGAATTTGAAGTAACGGCCCATAGAGCTGAAGTAAAAATCTGCACTTGTGGTTGTCGGAATCAGGCTGAATTCCCGGAAGGTGTTACCGCTGCCGCACAATATGGCTCAGCCACACAGGCTATGGCCGTCTATCTTAACCAATACCATTTCCTGCCTTTTAAGCGCGTGTCAGAGTATTTTAATACTCTCTATAAAATGAGTGTAAGTGCAGGCACTGTCGCCAATTTTGTGGCCAGAACCTATGAAAATCTGGCTTCTACTGAAGAGGTTATTCGTGACGCCTTGCGGGAATCGTCTGTTGCCGGAGCCGATGAAACGGGTATGCGGGCCGAGGGCTCTTTGCACTGGCTACACGTTATGCGGGATGAACAATGGACGCTCTACTACTTGTCTGAAAAGCGAGGTCGTGAGGCCATGGACACGATGGGCATACTGCTAACATTTGCAGGCGTTCTGGTTCATGATCATTGGAAATCCTATTTTGCATATGCGGCAACTCACGTACTTTGCAATGCCCATCACCTGAGGGAGCTTTTGGGTGTTGTTGATAGGGACAGCAATCAACTGGCGTTGCGATTGATGAAGCTACTGAGGCTTTCCTGGCATTACTGCAAGGGCTTTAAGACCATAGGTATGCTACAGATGCCAAGTGTTGTCTGTGAACGAATCGAGAAGATTTATGACCGGTTGCTTCAGCGGGCTCTAATGAAAGAAGTCGTCTATATGGAGAAGCAACGAGAGGAGCTTAAGCGCAAGAAAGTCAAGAATACTAAAGCTTACAATCTCTTCAAACGACTCACTGAGTTCAAGGCTGAGACACTGCGCTTCATGTCAGATTTTACCATTCCCTTCGATAACAATGGCAGTGAGCGGGATGTTCGAATGGCCAAGTTAAAGCAGAAAATCTCAGGCTGCTTCAGGAGTGCAGACGGTGGTTCTATGTTTGCACGGATTCGCAGCTATTTGTCGTCTGCCAGAAAACAGGGAATGGACATATATCAATCACTTCATAGAGCTGTTCGGAATTACTGTAATATGCCTTTGCTCAGTGCTGAATAGTTACCAGACAAGTAGTAGAGCGTCCATTGTTCATCCCGCATAACGTGTAGCCAGTGCAAAGAGCCCTCGGCCCGCATACCCGTTTCATCGGCTCCGGCAACAGACGATTCCCGCAAGGCGTCACGAATAACCTCTTCAGTAGAAGCCAGATTTTCATAGGTTCTGGCCACAAAATTGGCGACAGTGCCTGCACTTACACTCATTTTATAGAGAGTATTAAAATACTCTGACACGCGCTTAAAAGGCAGGAAATGGTATTGGTTAAGATAGACGGCCATAGCCTGTGTGGCTGAGCCATATTGTGCGGCAGCGGTAACACCTTCCGGGAATTCAGCCTGATTCCGACAACCACAAGTGCAGATTTTTACTTCAGCTCTATGGGCCGTTACTTCAAATTCACCCGGTCTCCCTGGTTCAAACACCTGTCGTTCAATATATTTGACCGGCTCACTATCAAGAAGAGACGCCTGACATTTATTGCATTCTTTAACCGGAAGGTACTCAATATAGTCAGGGATATCGACCTGTTTAAGACAAGTGCCCTGATGCCCTTTCTTTCCACCGGCTTTATTACCAGAAGACTGTCTCAGACTTTTAGGATTGGGTTTTTCATCCGATGGATCGGTACCTTTATCTGCGGAAAGGTCGTCAGAATGATCTGGAGAATTACTGTTTTTACAAGGTTTTTGATAACCATCAGACGATGGCGGCTTGCTGCTGTTTTGACTGTTCTTGCCAACCTTTTCTTCCAATTCTCGACATCGCTCTTCCAGACAGGCAACTCTCATCCGCAGCTCTGCATTCTCTTTCAAGAGAATCTCAGCCGACATAGTTGCGGGTAGTTCTGGAATCATGCTGGCGAATATTGTGGAAAAATGGTGCTTAAGAGGATGGTATAAAAATCAGAAAATTCCAGATTTATGTGGGGGTGCTGAACAGTTACAATAAGTGTATTGAACAATGCACCAACACTTTTATGCACCAACATCATAATGTGCAGCGTGCAACGTACAGCCATTGCCAAATCGGCATGCAATCAGGGAGTTACAGGATGAGTGATGTACTGGAAGAACTGATTAACCTTCTGAAACTGGAACCGATTGAAAACAATATCTTCCGGGGCCAGAGTCAGGATCTTGGCTGGGGTCGGGTGTTCGGTGGCCAGGTGTTAGGGCAGGCTCTGTCTGCAGCAAGGCAGACGGTAGACCCTGAACGTCATATTCACTCCTTTCATAGTTATTTTCTGCGCGAGGGTGATAGCAGCAAGCCGATTGTTTACACTGTTGACTGCATTCGTGATGGCAGAAGCTTCAATACCCGCCGGGTAGTCGCTGTGCAAAATGGCCAGCCCATTTTCAACCTGTCCGCTTCCTTTCAGTTAAACGAAAGTGGTTTTGAACATCAGGACTCGATGCCAAAGGTAATTCCTCCATATGAGGCGCTGAGCGAGAAAACCCTGATTCAAAGGCACAGTGACTTAATTCCCAAGCCTCTGCAACAACGGCTACTCAGCGATACTCCCATTGAGATTCGCTTTGCCGACCCCGTTGATCCACTGGCAGATAAAACCAGGGCTCCAAACCATAAAATATGGATAAGAGCCAATGGCAAACTACCTGACAATCCGGGACTTCAAAAATACCTTCTGGCCTATGCCTCAGATTTTCAGTTCTTAACCACCTGCCTTTATCCCCATGGAGCTGCTACTTTCCAGAAACCCATCCAAATAGCCAGCCTGGACCACGCCATGTGGTTCCACCGACCATTCAGGATGGATGAATGGTTACTGCATTGTGTTGAAAGTACCACTGCCAGCAGTGCCAGAGCGCTGGTCAGAGGTCAGGTATTCAATCAGGCTGGAGTATTGGTGGCGTCTACGATCCAGGAGGGGCTTGTGAGGCCGGTCAGAACTTAAACCGAGGTCTAAAAGCAGAACAAGCTAACTAGTTCTCGTCCAAAAACGCATCAGGCAATCATAATTAGATTGTACGTTCGTTTTGATATTTCCTGAAATTCCAGAGAGCCGCAAAAACTCTTCCCTTTTTTTCTCTAATCTGGGACGGATATTGGAGAAAAACGCGAAAAGCAGGCAGAAAACATCCTCCCACCATGCTGGAAAGGTACTTTCATGTAGCGTGGAGGTGGCTATCAGGATGGTGCCGGGTGTCTGGCCAGAATCACCAGGTTGTAACAGACCACCGATAACCAGCAATGAGAATCAAAACGCTCAGAACCCTTGCAGTGGCAACGTGATAGCCCAAAACATCTCTTTAGCCACGAAATTCCCGCTTCAATACCTGCCCGGAAGCGAAAGAGCGTTTTATACACATACTGACTTTTAGTCATCTCTTCGACTTCAAGTCCGCGCTTCTTATTAAAAGCTACATCGCTGATTCCCATGGCCTTGGCTTTTTCCAAATTAGCGCGACACGCGTATCCGCCGTCACCGCTTGTCTGGCGAGGTACACGACCATAAATTTCTTTTTGTCTTTCCATCATCGGAATGAATTGGTCCGAATCCGCTGGGTTACCTTCCTCAATAACCAGGTCCAGGATCAATCGACTTTTTCCCTGAACCAGGTTCAGTTTATGGCCATACTGTACTTGCCGCCTGTCTTTTACGATGATATCCGTATGGGGTTCATACAGGCTAACCACTTTTTCCTGGGCTGGCACCTTTTCACCCTTAAAGACCCTGCGCTCTGTCTGGGAGACTATTGCATCCACCAGGGGTAACAGGTGATCCACATCGGCCTGCCACTTGTCGGCATCATCAGCCAGGAGACACTGCCCCTGCTGACGGGCGTTTGCTAGCGTGACAGTAGCTTCGATAAGTACCTTCCGGGATTTTCGGGTCAACTGCAGCAGTTTTTTATAATGCTGATGCCGCTCTTCTTTGCCAGCGTAGATGCATTTTCTGGCCGCATCTTTTACGGCTCGGTTGTGATGGGTATATTCATAAAGCGGTGTCGCTGTCAGTGTTTGTCCCCGTTCCAGCAGCCGACAAATTTCTTTAACGGAACTGGCTAAAAGATCACTGTCGCAAGGAGGTTTGATATCCGATTCGGTGACTGTGCTGTCAATAGCCACAGTGCGCCCTTTTTCAATACCCTGATCTTTAGCGGTCATTAGCTGACAGTTATTAATCCGTTCCCATGTAGATGCAGTAAGAAGGCTGATGAGCCCATGCAAACTGGAGCGACTGGGGCGCTGGTTTGGTTCGAGGCGACAAAAGTCTCGAAAGAGCATGGAGTCCATCAAAACAAACGACAAGTAGTCATAATCACAATTCAAATACTGTTTCAGGAGTGCCGCACGAAGAACGGATTCTGCTGATAGTCCGTTCCGCCCAGTGTTCTGTTTATCACCAGAACTTAAGTCCTCATAAATCCAGTCATTGAACTGTGGATGGGCGTCAAGCCATTGCGAGATACCGGAAAGCTGGGAGCAGATTTCATGAGGTACGTAATGGAGTTCCATACTACACTGCGGGTTGCGTTTTTTGCGCATTTGGAGTCCTCTGTTTTTGGCAATCCCTTATGTTTCTTGCTCTTGGGAAGTTTAGTCGCCAGATAGCAGTAGGGCTCCACTTAATTTTTCAGGATAAAATCTACAGTTTTCAATTGGTTGTGTTTTTGGACGAGAACTAGCTACCTGGTTTCTGGGTATCTATCTCGTCACCCAGAATAAAGCGGGGATTTCTTGCCTGACGCTTCATCGACAACTTGGCATTTCCTACAATGCCGCATTGCGCATGAAACACAAACTCATGCAGGTCATGATGGAAAGAGATAACAGCTGGCAGTTGAGTGGTTTTGTTCAGATTGATGACGCCTATTGGGGCGGAGAGCGCCACGGAGGCCGCCGGGGCAGAGGCTCAGAGAACAAAGCCCCCTTCGTGGCCGCAGTTCAGACAGATGCTGATAACCACCCTATCTACATGAAGTTCAATGCCGTTGATAACTTCCGGCGAAAAACCATTCAGGAGTGGGCAGAACATGCCCTGAAAAAGGGTGTCCGGGCCGTCAGCGATGGCTTGTCCTGTTTCCGGGGTATTGAAGATGCCGGATGCCAGCACACAGCCATCATTACCGGTGGTGGGCATGCATCCATGGAGAATGAGTTGTTCACCTGGGTAAATACCATGCTGGGAAACGTGAAAACAGCGATTACCGGTACTTACCATAAGCTCGACCCCAAGCATCTGGGCCGTTATCTATCAGAGTTCAACTATCGGTTTAACCGGCGTTTTGATATGCCTTCAATGATCTCAAGGCTAGGTCGGGCTGCAGTCAATACAGCACCGATGCCGGATCGACTTCTCAAACTGCCAGACGTCCAGTGGAAACCGGGTTAGCCATCAACCGATAATTGAAAGTCAGTTGACGTATTAATATCATTATTTCGAATGATGATGTGGGTCTTTGCTTGTTCGGAGCGGTTATGAAACCGAATTTAGTTGATAATCTGGAGAACAAGCCGTCATGATGCCTGCTCCACCGGTAATACTGGAGAGGTTCTATTATTTCTTTACCGGGTTATAGACATAAAGAATGAAAAGCTGCACGTATATTCTTAAATTATCTTTCCCTGTGTCATGACGTACGATCAGTGGTAATCAGGTAAACTTTTACCAGTCCGGCAGGCTTCAAGACCACCAATCAGTCCCTGCCCTTGCTGATCGGTGGGTTCTTTTCCCGGGGGGGCTCACCATCAGGGATGCAAACAGGTATATGGCGGGCTGAGCAGTGGACAGTGGTAATTGGCACGATAGTAAATCTCTTACCCGGAAGGTTAAAATTCCCGCAAAACCCCATTAATCTGAAGCAGATCATTACGTTCGGCTGTCATAAGACCACTGTAAATATCTCCCTGATGCAACCAATGGATTTAATCCAGCCAGGGGAAAAAACCATCATAAGGAAATACTGTGAGCTTTTCTTTTCTGTTTAAGCCCGTTGTCGTTAAATTGAGGCAATACATACCCTGCGTTTTTTTACTATCTCAAGTTACGCACCTTGCTGAAAATCAGCCATTATTGGTGGCATGAAAAATGATCTCATAGAACTTTATTCTGACTACCTGTTGTCGTCGTCTGGGAAGACCACTGCAACGGGAGTGTCAGAGCTTTTGGATAATGTCTACAGTCATGACCAATTCACCCGATTGCTTTCAAACAATGAGTTTACCAGTCGTGACTTATGGCTTTACGTTAAACCCGTCGTGCGACAGGTTGAGTGCAGTGATGGGGTTTTGATCTTTGACGATACGATTCAGGAAAAGCAGTTCAGCAAAGAGAATGCCCTGAACACCTGGCATTTTGATCATACAAAAAATCGCACCGTGAAAGGTATAAATCTGCTCAATGCACACTACCATGCCGGAGATGCGTCGATTCCTGTCGCCTATAAATTGATCGAGAAAACCATCCTGTACACCGACTTGAAGACAAAAAAGGTAAGACGATATGCAGAGCAAACCAAAAATGAAATGATGCGGGAGATGCTGATGATTTGCTGCCATAACCAGCTTATGTTCCGCTATGTCCTTGCAGATAGCTGGTTTTGCTCAACGACAATATGATGTTTATTCGACACGACTGTAATAAACATTTCCTGATGGCGATGAAGTCAAACCGCAAGGTATCCCTCAGTCTGGACGACAAATTACAAGGCCGTTCACAGCGTATAGATACTGTTGATTTTTCAGAAGATAAGCCTGTACAAGGGTGGATAGCAGGTGTCGATTTCCCTGTTCTGCTATACCGTCAGGTCTTTAAAAACAAAGACGGAAGCACAGGCATTCTCTATCTGGTTTGCAGCGATCTTGACTGTGATGCCGAGACTCTCAAGGCAATCTACGAGAAACGGTGGAAAGTCGAGGTCTTCCATAAAACGCTGAAATCGAATGCGTCAATGGCCAAGTCACCGGCGCATACTGTGAGAACACAGAGTAATCATATCTTTCTTTCAATTTACTCAGCCTTCAGGTTGGAAGTATTGTCATTGAAAGTAAATCTGAATCACTTTCAGCTCAGAGCCAAAATCTATATGGCAGGGCTGAAAGCTTCGTTGGGGCAGCTGAGAGAGCTGTTAGCTGCGTAACTTCAGTTACTATTTTCTATAATCCCGGTTTTAAGCCAGGCATCCAGTTCTGCCGTCATACTGCAATACCACCACGTCAGTAATGAAACCCCGGGAATAACCAGCGTCACCCCTGAGACATTTGAGAACCACATCAACTTTCTTGCTGAGAATAAGTTCAATGTGATGCCGTTGGTCGATGTGGTTAAGGCGCTTCGCAATAAAGAAGCCTTACCGGAAAGGTAACTGTTCAGCACCCCCACATAAATCTGGAATTTTCTGATTTTTATACCATCCTCTTAAGCACCATTTTTCCACAATATTCGCCAGCATGATTCCAGAACTACCCGCAACTATGTCGGCTGAGATTCTCTTGAAAGAGAATGCAGAGCTGCGGATGAGAGTTGCCTGTCTGGAAGAGCGATGTCGAGAATTGGAAGAAAAGGTTGG is a window encoding:
- a CDS encoding tape measure protein, coding for MNAVMGSMAEGERATEWIKEFTKATPLQLDQVTEAFAMLKNFGLDPMDGTMQAIVDVNSKLGGSQERLRRISLALGQAWGKEKLQGKEIRQLVEAGVPVWNTLATVTGKNVTELRPGYFINKSRFRPIT
- a CDS encoding IS66 family transposase → MIPELPATMSAEILLKENAELRMRVACLEERCRELEEKVGKNSQNSSKPPSSDGYQKPCKNSNSPDHSDDLSADKGTDPSDEKPNPKSLRQSSGNKAGGKKGHQGTCLKQVDIPDYIEYLPVKECNKCQASLLDSEPVKYIERQVFEPGRPGEFEVTAHRAEVKICTCGCRNQAEFPEGVTAAAQYGSATQAMAVYLNQYHFLPFKRVSEYFNTLYKMSVSAGTVANFVARTYENLASTEEVIRDALRESSVAGADETGMRAEGSLHWLHVMRDEQWTLYYLSEKRGREAMDTMGILLTFAGVLVHDHWKSYFAYAATHVLCNAHHLRELLGVVDRDSNQLALRLMKLLRLSWHYCKGFKTIGMLQMPSVVCERIEKIYDRLLQRALMKEVVYMEKQREELKRKKVKNTKAYNLFKRLTEFKAETLRFMSDFTIPFDNNGSERDVRMAKLKQKISGCFRSADGGSMFARIRSYLSSARKQGMDIYQSLHRAVRNYCNMPLLSAE
- a CDS encoding DUF6444 domain-containing protein: MIPELPATMSAEILLKENAELRMRVACLEERCRELEEKVGKNSQNSSKPPSSDGYQKPCKNSNSPDHSDDLSADKGTDPSDEKPNPKSLRQSSGNKAGGKKGHQGTCLKQVDIPDYIEYLPVKECNKCQASLLDSEPVKYIERQVFEPGRPGEFEVTA
- a CDS encoding transposase produces the protein MTKFEMVAMLTSDHQVILRELASYTTFLAGALSSTAVPTFCELLFGCMLSADGFVTQALLTIDFHCVWSSYHHWLSQGKWQWKNLARHLIRLVCSKAPENQPVVLGLDDWVIERFSDKAPACRTHHQHSKKRNRPTYIWGQCWVSLAIIFERAADEVFTAIPVISFPTPASGNTSKLKIAVAMLRVVRNEVKDRVLRLLTDCWYMNWTLIKPALEMNIEVVGQIPSNRALYALPPAPTVKKRGRPKKYGIKMTTEQVKKLPEEKATVWMYGKFRKIRYRTLICRARFLKGREVRVVWSRFENDKGLTESRIFISTNPELEGLEVLRAYSRRWPVEPMFHQLKHAFGCCHLWQQKLRTLLRWMHLKMAGYALLQLLTVCKNQACLNISRIPWRSPDTTTAGMMKIALSGIIPRFSIRKGWNRYKQKYEFNFRDLIDQLIPDNSEAA
- a CDS encoding IS66 family transposase; amino-acid sequence: MFEPGRPGEFEVTAHRAEVKICTCGCRNQAEFPEGVTAAAQYGSATQAMAVYLNQYHFLPFKRVSEYFNTLYKMSVSAGTVANFVARTYENLASTEEVIRDALRESSVAGADETGMRAEGSLHWLHVMRDEQWTLYYLSEKRGREAMDTMGILLTFAGVLVHDHWKSYFAYAATHVLCNAHHLRELLGVVDRDSNQLALRLMKLLRLSWHYCKGFKTIGMLQMPSVVCERIEKIYDRLLQRALMKEVVYMEKQREELKRKKVKNTKAYNLFKRLTEFKAETLRFMSDFTIPFDNNGSERDVRMAKLKQKISGCFRSADGGSMFARIRSYLSSARKQGMDIYQSLHRAVRNYCNMPLLSAE
- a CDS encoding transposase, which encodes MIPELPATMSAEILLKENAELRMRVACLEERCRELEEKVGKNSQNSSKPPSSDGYQKPCKNSNSPDHSDDLSADKGTDPSDEKPNPKSLRQSSGNKAGGKKGHQGTCLKQVDIPDYIEYLPVKECNKCQASLLDSEPVKYIERQVFEPGRPGEFEVTAHRAEVKICTCGCRNQAEFPEGVTAAAQYGSATQAMAVYLNQYHFLPFKRVSEYFNTLYKMSVSAGTVANFVARTYENLASTEEVIRDALRESSVAGADETGMRAEGSLHWLHVMRDEQWTLYYLSGNYSALSKGILQ
- the tesB gene encoding acyl-CoA thioesterase II, which encodes MSDVLEELINLLKLEPIENNIFRGQSQDLGWGRVFGGQVLGQALSAARQTVDPERHIHSFHSYFLREGDSSKPIVYTVDCIRDGRSFNTRRVVAVQNGQPIFNLSASFQLNESGFEHQDSMPKVIPPYEALSEKTLIQRHSDLIPKPLQQRLLSDTPIEIRFADPVDPLADKTRAPNHKIWIRANGKLPDNPGLQKYLLAYASDFQFLTTCLYPHGAATFQKPIQIASLDHAMWFHRPFRMDEWLLHCVESTTASSARALVRGQVFNQAGVLVASTIQEGLVRPVRT
- a CDS encoding ISNCY family transposase; translation: MRKKRNPQCSMELHYVPHEICSQLSGISQWLDAHPQFNDWIYEDLSSGDKQNTGRNGLSAESVLRAALLKQYLNCDYDYLSFVLMDSMLFRDFCRLEPNQRPSRSSLHGLISLLTASTWERINNCQLMTAKDQGIEKGRTVAIDSTVTESDIKPPCDSDLLASSVKEICRLLERGQTLTATPLYEYTHHNRAVKDAARKCIYAGKEERHQHYKKLLQLTRKSRKVLIEATVTLANARQQGQCLLADDADKWQADVDHLLPLVDAIVSQTERRVFKGEKVPAQEKVVSLYEPHTDIIVKDRRQVQYGHKLNLVQGKSRLILDLVIEEGNPADSDQFIPMMERQKEIYGRVPRQTSGDGGYACRANLEKAKAMGISDVAFNKKRGLEVEEMTKSQYVYKTLFRFRAGIEAGISWLKRCFGLSRCHCKGSERFDSHCWLSVVCYNLVILARHPAPS
- a CDS encoding IS1595 family transposase — encoded protein: MGCVFGRELATWFLGIYLVTQNKAGISCLTLHRQLGISYNAALRMKHKLMQVMMERDNSWQLSGFVQIDDAYWGGERHGGRRGRGSENKAPFVAAVQTDADNHPIYMKFNAVDNFRRKTIQEWAEHALKKGVRAVSDGLSCFRGIEDAGCQHTAIITGGGHASMENELFTWVNTMLGNVKTAITGTYHKLDPKHLGRYLSEFNYRFNRRFDMPSMISRLGRAAVNTAPMPDRLLKLPDVQWKPG